The proteins below come from a single Kitasatospora sp. NBC_00315 genomic window:
- a CDS encoding dipeptidase yields MPQPLADAVHALMGRARADLADLVAFRSVADPRQYPVEECEKAARWVADAFAAEGLTGVRLLDTPDGTQSVYAELPGPPGAPTVLLYSHYDVQPPLDEAAWQSPAFELTERDGRWYGRGAADCKGNILMHLTALRALRAVDGCYPVGLKIVVEGSEEQGTGGLERYAEAHPELLAADVIVIGDTGNFAAGLPTVTASLRGMTVVEVTVATLAGNLHSGAFGGAAPDALQALVRLLASLHDEQGALTVTGLQADQSWQGVAYPQEQFRADAKVLDGVHLSGTGSIADRLWARPAVTVLGIDAPPVIGATSSVQARAKALVSLRVPPGMEITAAQDALVAHLEAGAPFGARVEVARLGSGEAFRADTSGPAYEAMGAAMLEAFGVPMVASGEGGSIPLCSTLRTLYPEAEIILIGVEEPTTQIHAVNESVDPRELELMALSEALFLRNYAAARRA; encoded by the coding sequence ATGCCGCAGCCGCTGGCCGATGCCGTACACGCCCTGATGGGCCGGGCCCGTGCCGACCTCGCGGACCTGGTCGCCTTCCGCTCCGTGGCCGACCCCCGCCAGTACCCGGTCGAGGAGTGCGAGAAGGCCGCCCGCTGGGTCGCCGACGCCTTCGCCGCCGAGGGTCTGACGGGTGTACGACTGCTGGACACCCCGGACGGCACGCAGTCCGTCTACGCCGAGCTGCCCGGCCCGCCGGGCGCGCCGACCGTGCTGCTGTACTCCCACTACGACGTGCAACCTCCGCTGGACGAGGCGGCCTGGCAGAGCCCGGCGTTCGAGCTCACCGAGCGCGACGGCCGCTGGTACGGACGCGGCGCGGCGGACTGCAAGGGCAACATCCTGATGCACCTCACGGCCCTTCGGGCCCTGCGTGCGGTGGACGGCTGCTACCCGGTCGGGCTGAAGATCGTCGTGGAGGGGTCGGAGGAGCAGGGCACCGGCGGCCTGGAGCGGTACGCCGAGGCGCACCCCGAACTGCTGGCCGCCGACGTCATCGTGATCGGCGACACCGGCAACTTCGCGGCCGGACTGCCGACCGTGACGGCCTCGCTGCGCGGGATGACCGTGGTGGAGGTCACCGTCGCCACCCTGGCCGGAAACCTGCACTCGGGCGCCTTCGGCGGCGCCGCCCCGGACGCGCTGCAGGCGCTGGTCCGGCTGCTGGCCTCGCTGCACGACGAGCAGGGCGCGCTGACCGTCACCGGCCTGCAGGCGGACCAGAGCTGGCAGGGCGTCGCGTACCCGCAGGAGCAGTTCCGCGCGGACGCCAAGGTGCTGGACGGCGTGCACCTGTCCGGCACCGGCAGCATCGCCGACCGGCTCTGGGCCCGCCCGGCGGTCACCGTGCTCGGAATCGACGCACCGCCGGTGATCGGCGCGACCTCCTCCGTCCAGGCCCGCGCGAAGGCCCTGGTCAGCCTGCGGGTGCCGCCGGGCATGGAGATCACGGCGGCCCAGGACGCCCTGGTGGCGCACCTGGAGGCCGGGGCGCCGTTCGGCGCGCGAGTGGAGGTCGCCCGGCTCGGCAGCGGCGAGGCGTTCCGCGCGGACACCTCCGGCCCGGCCTACGAGGCGATGGGCGCGGCGATGCTGGAGGCTTTCGGCGTCCCGATGGTCGCCTCCGGCGAGGGCGGCTCGATCCCGCTCTGCAGCACGCTGCGCACGCTCTACCCCGAGGCCGAGATCATCCTGATCGGGGTGGAGGAGCCGACCACCCAGATCCACGCGGTCAACGAGAGTGTCGACCCCCGCGAGCTGGAGCTGATGGCGCTGAGCGAGGCGCTCTTCCTGCGCAACTACGCGGCGGCCCGTCGGGCCTGA
- a CDS encoding DUF4184 family protein, translating into MPFTVSHAAAVLPLLDGVRARGPLVASALVAGSMAPDVPFFAASLLPGVYRLGGPTHRWWAVATVDVALAAGLVAAWHGLLRGPLVALLPPGAARAAEAASVRTGHGPSARRAGWFAVSAALGAATHVGWDGFTHEGRCGVRLLPVLDRRVAGLPLYGVLQHGCSVAGLGWLTRYAVRAAGRLEPVRPSVELPRGWRPAVAALLGAATAAGAAQRLARRERNPVNELCFGAGAGLAAGAVGYATAARLRGRRDRRTGGRAQARRAAA; encoded by the coding sequence ATGCCGTTCACGGTCAGCCACGCCGCCGCCGTCCTCCCGCTGCTGGACGGCGTACGGGCGCGCGGTCCGCTGGTCGCGTCGGCGCTGGTGGCCGGGTCGATGGCGCCGGACGTGCCGTTCTTCGCCGCGTCCCTGCTCCCGGGCGTCTACCGGCTGGGCGGCCCGACCCACCGCTGGTGGGCGGTGGCGACCGTCGACGTGGCGCTCGCCGCCGGGCTGGTGGCGGCCTGGCACGGGCTGTTGCGCGGGCCGCTGGTCGCGCTGCTGCCGCCGGGCGCCGCTCGCGCGGCCGAGGCCGCGAGCGTCCGTACCGGGCACGGCCCGAGCGCGCGGCGGGCCGGCTGGTTCGCCGTGTCGGCCGCCCTCGGCGCCGCCACCCACGTCGGCTGGGACGGCTTCACCCACGAGGGCCGCTGCGGGGTGCGCCTGCTGCCCGTCCTGGACCGCCGGGTGGCCGGCCTCCCGCTGTACGGCGTCCTGCAGCACGGCTGCTCGGTGGCGGGCCTCGGGTGGCTGACCCGGTACGCCGTCCGTGCGGCCGGCCGGCTGGAGCCGGTGCGTCCGTCCGTCGAGCTGCCGCGCGGGTGGCGCCCGGCGGTGGCGGCGCTGCTCGGCGCGGCCACCGCGGCCGGCGCCGCGCAGCGGCTGGCCCGCCGGGAGCGCAACCCGGTCAACGAGCTGTGCTTCGGGGCCGGCGCGGGTCTGGCCGCGGGCGCCGTGGGGTACGCGACGGCCGCACGCCTGCGGGGGCGGCGCGACCGCCGGACCGGCGGCCGGGCTCAGGCCCGACGGGCCGCCGCGTAG
- a CDS encoding NUDIX domain-containing protein: MIVWVNGTFGVGKTSACRELVELLPGSMLYDPGLVGYGLARMLPADRVLGLADYQDLPSWRRLVPEVAAALLAEVPGPLVVPMTVLREDYRDEIFGALAARGLAVHHFVLDAEETILRRRIEGHDPYPAEPEQSARVRARCLEHLPRYRAARRWLSRDAELLDTGGLTARQTAARLAELIARGAARCPIVHSTDPAGDTVAAAVLLFDEQDRVLLVDPVYKPAWEFPGGVVERGEAPTDAALRETTEELDLRLETSDLRLLAVDWEPRTGPHRGGMRLMYDGGLLDAGARQRLRLPAEELRAWRFVTLDEAAGLLTPGRHRRLAAALEARRSGELRYLEAGLPAAEGLPPTAGLSGAADAA, encoded by the coding sequence GTGATCGTCTGGGTCAATGGCACGTTCGGCGTGGGAAAGACGAGTGCCTGCCGCGAGCTGGTGGAACTGCTCCCCGGGAGCATGCTGTACGACCCCGGACTGGTCGGGTACGGGCTGGCCCGGATGCTGCCGGCGGACCGGGTCCTCGGACTCGCCGACTACCAGGACCTGCCGTCCTGGCGCCGGCTGGTGCCGGAGGTCGCGGCGGCGCTGCTCGCCGAGGTGCCCGGACCGCTGGTGGTCCCGATGACCGTCCTGCGGGAGGACTACCGGGACGAGATCTTCGGCGCACTGGCCGCCCGGGGCCTCGCGGTGCACCACTTCGTCCTGGACGCCGAGGAAACGATCCTGCGCCGCCGGATCGAGGGTCACGACCCGTATCCGGCGGAGCCCGAGCAGAGCGCGCGCGTCCGCGCCCGGTGCCTGGAGCACCTGCCCCGCTACCGTGCGGCCCGGCGCTGGCTCAGCCGGGACGCCGAGCTGCTGGACACCGGCGGGCTGACCGCGCGCCAGACCGCGGCCCGGCTGGCCGAACTGATCGCCAGGGGCGCGGCCCGCTGTCCGATCGTGCACAGCACTGATCCGGCGGGCGACACCGTCGCCGCCGCGGTCCTGCTCTTCGACGAGCAGGACCGGGTGCTGCTGGTGGATCCGGTCTACAAGCCCGCCTGGGAGTTCCCCGGCGGCGTGGTGGAACGCGGCGAGGCCCCCACCGACGCCGCCCTGCGCGAGACCACCGAGGAGCTCGACCTGCGGCTGGAGACCTCCGACCTGCGTCTGCTGGCCGTGGACTGGGAGCCGAGAACCGGTCCTCACCGGGGCGGCATGCGGCTGATGTACGACGGCGGGCTGCTGGACGCGGGCGCCCGCCAGCGGCTTCGGCTGCCGGCCGAGGAGTTGCGGGCCTGGCGGTTCGTCACCCTGGACGAGGCGGCCGGCCTGCTGACCCCGGGTCGGCACCGACGGCTCGCCGCCGCACTGGAGGCCCGGCGGAGCGGCGAACTGCGCTACCTGGAGGCCGGGCTGCCGGCTGCCGAGGGGCTGCCTCCCACGGCGGGTCTGTCCGGCGCGGCCGACGCGGCCTGA
- a CDS encoding C40 family peptidase, with translation MNTVDTGAPGATTDPTAQPTRPAPRARAGRLRRGLAMAAVIAAGAGVVGLGTSVGSASAEPAPAHAGWDGSRYWFKNSSGAWRWTSHYEVYRSRTTTAGATATRIPTGSGTVSASGLTQGWDGSVYWFRNSSGAWRWTSHRDVYLDRTGGGDSSSDASDASDASDQSDHNAPSASGDVEDAVQFALDELGTPFVMGGNGPDGYDCSGLVQQAYRHAGISLPRIANDQYEATTPITAAQLQRGDLLFWSDDGSARGIHHVAIYLGGNQYVEAAHPGTDVRISKLSSGYYPTQMGRP, from the coding sequence ATGAACACCGTCGACACCGGCGCACCGGGCGCCACCACCGACCCGACCGCACAGCCGACCCGTCCCGCCCCCAGGGCCCGGGCGGGACGGCTGCGCAGGGGGCTCGCGATGGCCGCCGTGATAGCTGCCGGTGCCGGCGTGGTGGGGCTCGGTACGAGTGTCGGGAGCGCGAGCGCGGAGCCCGCGCCGGCGCACGCGGGCTGGGACGGCTCGCGGTACTGGTTCAAGAACAGCAGTGGCGCCTGGCGCTGGACCAGCCACTACGAGGTCTACCGGTCGCGGACCACGACCGCCGGTGCGACCGCGACCCGGATCCCGACCGGGAGCGGCACCGTCTCGGCGAGCGGCCTCACCCAGGGATGGGACGGTTCGGTCTACTGGTTCCGCAACAGCAGTGGCGCGTGGCGCTGGACCAGCCACCGCGACGTCTACCTCGACCGGACCGGCGGCGGGGACAGCTCCTCGGACGCCTCGGACGCCTCGGACGCCTCGGACCAGAGCGACCACAACGCACCGAGCGCGAGCGGCGACGTCGAGGACGCCGTGCAGTTCGCGCTCGACGAGCTCGGCACGCCGTTCGTGATGGGCGGCAACGGCCCCGACGGCTACGACTGCTCCGGTCTCGTCCAGCAGGCGTACCGGCACGCCGGCATCTCGCTCCCGCGTATCGCCAACGACCAGTACGAGGCCACCACCCCGATCACCGCCGCCCAGCTCCAGCGCGGCGACCTGCTCTTCTGGTCCGACGACGGCAGCGCGCGCGGGATCCACCACGTGGCCATCTACCTGGGCGGCAACCAGTACGTGGAGGCCGCGCACCCGGGGACCGACGTCCGGATCTCCAAGCTGAGCAGCGGCTACTACCCGACGCAGATGGGCCGCCCCTGA
- a CDS encoding acyl-CoA synthetase — protein MSLLTALQDGHGDSADALRIDGVALSRERLLGAAGAVAVRVAGAPALAVLARPTAETVTAVVGGLLAGVPVVPLPPDSGPKERAHILRDSGAALLALAAGDAVPEGLDALPGLEALPVDLGRQEDAALPEPAADATAFVLYTSGTTGAPKGAVIRRSAVAADLDALARAWQWTAEDTLVHGLPLFHVHGLVLGVLGALRTGSRLVHTGRPTPDGYARAGGTLYFGVPTVWSRIAADHAAATELRTARLLVSGSAPLPVPVFEKLAALTGLPPIERYGMTESLITVSTRADGERRPGSVGLPLEGVRTRLVGEDGGPVPSDGESVGELQVAGPTLFAGYLNRPDADAESWTADGWFRTGDVAVIGEDGFHRIVGRASVDLIKSGGYRIGAGEVEAALRDHPAVADAAVVGVPDEDLGQVVVAYVVPDGAVTGEQLTAFVAERLSVHKRPRRVLLVEELPRNAMGKVLKKQLVQELPSGAAG, from the coding sequence ATGAGCCTGCTGACGGCGCTTCAGGACGGGCACGGCGACAGCGCCGACGCGCTGCGGATCGACGGGGTCGCGCTCTCGCGCGAGCGGCTGCTCGGCGCGGCCGGCGCCGTCGCCGTCCGGGTGGCCGGCGCACCCGCCCTCGCGGTGCTGGCCCGGCCGACCGCCGAGACGGTCACCGCCGTGGTGGGCGGCCTGCTGGCGGGTGTCCCGGTGGTGCCGCTGCCGCCCGACTCCGGCCCCAAGGAGCGTGCGCACATCCTGCGGGACTCCGGCGCCGCGCTGCTCGCCCTCGCCGCGGGCGACGCCGTGCCCGAGGGCCTGGACGCGCTGCCCGGCCTGGAGGCGCTGCCCGTCGACCTCGGCCGGCAGGAGGACGCGGCCCTGCCGGAACCGGCCGCGGACGCCACCGCCTTCGTGCTCTACACCTCCGGCACCACCGGGGCACCCAAGGGCGCGGTGATCCGCCGCTCCGCCGTCGCCGCCGACCTGGACGCACTCGCGCGCGCCTGGCAGTGGACGGCGGAGGACACCCTGGTGCACGGCCTGCCGCTCTTCCACGTCCACGGCCTGGTGCTCGGGGTCCTGGGCGCCCTGCGCACCGGCAGCCGGCTGGTCCACACCGGGCGACCCACACCCGACGGCTACGCCCGCGCGGGGGGCACCCTCTACTTCGGCGTGCCCACGGTCTGGTCACGGATCGCCGCCGACCACGCCGCCGCCACCGAGCTGCGCACCGCCCGGCTGCTGGTCTCCGGCAGCGCACCGCTGCCGGTGCCGGTGTTCGAGAAGCTCGCCGCGCTGACCGGGCTCCCGCCGATCGAGCGCTACGGCATGACCGAGTCCCTGATCACCGTGAGCACCCGGGCGGACGGCGAGCGCCGGCCCGGCAGCGTCGGGCTGCCGCTGGAGGGCGTGCGGACCAGGCTGGTCGGCGAGGACGGCGGCCCCGTCCCGTCCGACGGCGAGAGCGTCGGCGAGCTCCAGGTCGCCGGACCGACGCTGTTCGCCGGCTACCTCAACCGGCCGGACGCCGATGCGGAGTCCTGGACGGCCGACGGCTGGTTCCGGACCGGTGATGTCGCGGTGATCGGGGAGGACGGCTTCCACCGGATCGTCGGGCGCGCCTCGGTCGACCTGATCAAGAGCGGTGGCTACCGGATCGGCGCGGGGGAGGTCGAGGCCGCCCTGCGCGACCACCCCGCGGTGGCCGACGCGGCCGTGGTCGGCGTCCCGGACGAGGACCTCGGCCAGGTGGTGGTCGCCTACGTCGTCCCCGACGGCGCGGTGACGGGTGAACAGCTCACCGCCTTCGTCGCCGAGCGGCTGTCCGTGCACAAGCGGCCCCGGCGGGTGCTGCTGGTGGAGGAGCTGCCGCGCAACGCCATGGGCAAGGTGCTGAAGAAGCAGCTGGTCCAGGAGCTGCCGTCGGGCGCCGCGGGCTGA
- a CDS encoding electron transfer flavoprotein subunit alpha/FixB family protein codes for MAEILVLVDHADGAVRKPALELLTLARRLGEPAAVILGAAASAADIAAKAAEYGAAKVYVADAPEFTDQLVVPKVDALTQIARATDTGAVLVTSSGEGKEIAARLALRLGSGLITDAVDVQAGDDGPLATQSVFAASFQVRSTVTHGTPVITVKPNSTTPEPAPAAGTVESVTVAFTGNAATVTARTPRVATGRPELTEAAIVVSGGRGVGAAEGFTVVEDLADALGAAVGASRAAVDAGWYPHSNQVGQTGKQVSPQLYVAAGISGAIQHRAGMQTSKTIVAVNKDPEAPIFELVDYGVVGDLFTVLPQLTTEVKTRKG; via the coding sequence ATGGCTGAGATCCTGGTTCTCGTGGACCACGCCGACGGCGCGGTCCGCAAGCCGGCCCTCGAACTGCTGACCCTCGCCCGCCGCCTCGGCGAGCCCGCCGCCGTCATCCTGGGCGCCGCGGCGAGCGCCGCCGACATCGCCGCCAAGGCCGCCGAGTACGGCGCCGCCAAGGTCTACGTCGCCGACGCCCCCGAGTTCACCGACCAGCTCGTCGTCCCCAAGGTCGACGCCCTCACCCAGATCGCCCGCGCCACCGACACCGGCGCCGTCCTGGTCACCTCCTCCGGCGAGGGCAAGGAGATCGCCGCCCGCCTCGCCCTGCGCCTGGGCTCGGGCCTCATCACCGACGCCGTCGACGTGCAGGCCGGCGACGACGGCCCCCTCGCCACCCAGTCGGTGTTCGCCGCCTCCTTCCAGGTCCGCTCCACCGTCACCCACGGCACCCCGGTCATCACCGTCAAGCCGAACTCCACCACCCCCGAGCCCGCCCCCGCCGCCGGCACCGTGGAGAGCGTCACCGTCGCCTTCACCGGCAACGCCGCCACCGTCACCGCCCGCACCCCCCGCGTCGCCACCGGACGCCCCGAGCTGACCGAGGCCGCCATCGTCGTCTCCGGCGGCCGCGGCGTCGGTGCCGCCGAGGGCTTCACCGTCGTCGAGGACCTCGCCGACGCCCTCGGCGCCGCCGTCGGCGCCTCCCGCGCCGCCGTCGACGCCGGCTGGTACCCCCACAGCAACCAGGTCGGCCAGACCGGCAAGCAGGTCTCCCCCCAGCTCTACGTCGCCGCCGGCATCTCCGGCGCCATCCAGCACCGAGCCGGCATGCAGACCTCCAAGACCATCGTCGCCGTCAACAAGGACCCCGAAGCCCCCATCTTCGAACTCGTCGACTACGGCGTCGTCGGCGACCTCTTCACCGTCCTCCCCCAACTCACCACCGAGGTGAAGACCCGCAAGGGCTAG
- a CDS encoding electron transfer flavoprotein subunit beta, with product MSLRIVVCVKYVPDATGDRRFEDDHTTDREGVDGLLSELDEYGVEQALRIAESHGDAEVTVLTVGPDDAKDALRKALSMGADKAVHVNDDDIHGTDVIGTSAIIAAALEKSGYDLVVGGMASTDGTMGVLPALLAERLGVPQLTLLSEVAVQGTTVTGRRDGDSATEQLRAELPAVISVTDQSGEARYPSFKGIMAAKKKPVQSYDLDDLGIDAEQVGLAGAWTTVQDVTARPARTAGTIVKDEGEGGRQLAGYLAAQKFI from the coding sequence GTGAGCTTGAGGATCGTTGTCTGTGTGAAGTACGTGCCCGACGCGACCGGTGACCGTCGCTTCGAGGACGACCACACCACCGACCGGGAGGGCGTGGACGGCCTCCTGTCGGAGCTGGACGAGTACGGCGTCGAGCAGGCGCTGCGGATCGCCGAGTCGCACGGCGACGCCGAGGTGACCGTCCTGACGGTGGGCCCGGACGACGCGAAGGACGCCCTGCGCAAGGCCCTGTCGATGGGCGCCGACAAGGCCGTCCACGTCAACGACGACGACATCCACGGCACCGACGTGATCGGCACCTCCGCGATCATCGCGGCGGCCCTGGAGAAGAGCGGCTACGACCTCGTCGTCGGCGGCATGGCCTCCACCGACGGCACCATGGGCGTCCTGCCCGCCCTGCTCGCCGAACGCCTGGGCGTGCCGCAGCTGACCCTGCTCTCCGAGGTCGCCGTCCAGGGCACCACCGTCACCGGCCGCCGCGACGGCGACAGCGCCACCGAGCAGCTGCGCGCCGAACTGCCCGCCGTCATCTCCGTCACCGACCAGTCCGGCGAGGCCCGCTACCCCTCCTTCAAGGGCATCATGGCCGCCAAGAAGAAGCCCGTGCAGTCCTACGACCTCGACGACCTGGGCATCGACGCCGAACAGGTCGGCCTGGCCGGCGCCTGGACCACCGTCCAGGACGTCACCGCCCGCCCGGCCCGCACCGCCGGCACCATCGTCAAGGACGAGGGCGAGGGCGGCCGACAGCTCGCCGGCTACCTCGCCGCCCAGAAGTTCATCTGA
- a CDS encoding TlpA family protein disulfide reductase: MTGLLVCGVVLVLASAFGLWRARRDGRLKVRGRDDAVRLSAGELGTGLGERATLVQFSSAFCQPCRATRRVLTEVVGMVDGVAHVEIDAEERLDLVRRLDIARTPTVLVLDAAGRVVRRAAGQPRRADVIAALGEAV; encoded by the coding sequence ATGACCGGGTTGCTGGTGTGTGGTGTCGTGCTCGTCCTGGCGAGCGCGTTCGGACTGTGGCGCGCCCGGCGCGACGGGAGGCTGAAGGTGCGGGGCAGGGACGACGCGGTACGGCTGTCCGCCGGGGAGCTGGGGACGGGGCTGGGCGAGCGCGCGACATTGGTGCAGTTCTCCTCCGCGTTCTGCCAGCCCTGCCGGGCCACCCGCCGGGTGCTCACCGAGGTGGTGGGGATGGTGGACGGCGTGGCGCACGTCGAGATCGACGCGGAGGAGCGGCTCGACCTGGTGCGAAGGCTGGACATCGCCCGCACGCCGACCGTGCTGGTGCTGGACGCCGCCGGCCGGGTGGTGCGCAGGGCGGCCGGTCAGCCGCGTCGCGCGGACGTGATCGCGGCGCTGGGCGAAGCGGTCTGA
- a CDS encoding DUF4395 domain-containing protein has protein sequence MQIDPRGPRFAAVLTSLVLAAVLITGSGPLLALQTAVFALGAFAGLRYSPYGWLYRVLVRPRLGPPTETEDARPPRFAQSVGFGFAAIGTAGYLTGQTWLGLVATAFALGAAFLNAAFDYCLGCEAYLLLARARSRTTAPTS, from the coding sequence ATGCAGATAGACCCGCGCGGCCCCCGTTTCGCCGCCGTCCTCACCTCGCTCGTCCTGGCCGCCGTTCTGATCACCGGCAGCGGCCCCCTGCTCGCCCTGCAGACCGCGGTCTTCGCCCTCGGTGCCTTCGCCGGCCTGCGGTACTCGCCGTACGGCTGGCTGTACCGCGTCCTGGTGCGTCCCCGCCTCGGGCCGCCGACCGAGACCGAGGACGCGCGGCCGCCGCGCTTCGCCCAGAGCGTCGGCTTCGGCTTCGCCGCCATCGGCACCGCGGGCTACCTCACCGGCCAGACCTGGCTGGGACTGGTCGCCACCGCGTTCGCGCTCGGCGCGGCCTTCCTGAACGCGGCTTTCGACTACTGCCTGGGCTGCGAGGCGTACCTCCTGCTGGCCCGTGCCAGGAGCCGGACGACCGCCCCGACCTCCTGA
- a CDS encoding lysophospholipid acyltransferase family protein yields MADLVYPPVIGAALTVFRALDVRIKIVGAEHIPATGGAVLVSNHISYLDFLFAGLGAVRGGKRKTRFMAKDDVFKHGVSGPLMRGMKHIPVDRTDGQPAYDAAVRALRAGEVVGVFPEATISRSFMLKKFKTGAARMAADSGTPLLPVILWGTQQLWTKGRPKTLTKRHVPVTIMIGEPIELAPGDKPVMVTRRLRAAMSEMLDRAQREYPGSPSGPEDTWWLPVHLGGTAPTLEVAEAEDEVEATAKAERRAAKEQGR; encoded by the coding sequence GTGGCAGATCTCGTGTACCCGCCGGTGATCGGAGCCGCACTCACCGTCTTCCGCGCGCTCGACGTGCGCATCAAGATCGTGGGTGCCGAGCACATCCCCGCGACGGGCGGCGCGGTGCTGGTGAGCAATCACATCAGCTACCTGGACTTCCTCTTCGCCGGGCTCGGCGCCGTCCGGGGCGGCAAGCGCAAGACCCGCTTCATGGCGAAGGACGACGTCTTCAAGCACGGTGTCTCCGGGCCGCTGATGCGCGGGATGAAGCACATCCCGGTCGACCGCACCGACGGCCAGCCCGCCTACGACGCCGCCGTCCGCGCCCTGCGGGCGGGCGAGGTCGTCGGGGTGTTCCCCGAGGCCACCATCAGCCGCTCGTTCATGCTGAAGAAGTTCAAGACCGGCGCCGCCCGGATGGCCGCCGACTCCGGCACCCCGCTGCTGCCGGTCATCCTCTGGGGCACCCAGCAGCTCTGGACCAAGGGCCGGCCCAAGACCCTCACCAAGCGGCACGTACCGGTCACGATCATGATCGGCGAGCCGATCGAGCTCGCCCCGGGCGACAAGCCCGTGATGGTCACCCGGCGCCTGCGGGCGGCGATGAGCGAGATGCTCGACCGGGCCCAGCGTGAGTACCCGGGCAGCCCCTCCGGCCCGGAGGACACCTGGTGGCTGCCCGTGCACCTCGGCGGAACGGCCCCGACGCTGGAGGTGGCCGAGGCCGAGGACGAGGTGGAGGCGACCGCGAAGGCGGAGCGCCGCGCCGCCAAGGAGCAGGGCAGGTAG
- a CDS encoding TolB family protein — protein MPSAAVDTPAPTESGAAAPVVAAAAPGAPAAPAVTAHNGLIATRVFLDPGRTTGAIATIAADGSGQHQLTQPATGSVDDHPDWSPDGRTIAFDRLTDGGSPHLWTVDAAGGEAQQLPPICTDGAPDCLNESETDPAYSPDGKLVAFGRTWGTVDERNQIQYSDLFVTNADGSNLQRVSMLTNDKPFSGAVRNPTWSPDGAQLAFEYRTSGTGSPADSRAIFVVNADGTGLRQLTPWALRAGERVSWAPDGSRILFTTFPTGPEATPGGGIYTVHPDGSAVTALTPAPSDAGYGPASFSPDGQLIAFTQAPAGGSANIYTMRSDGSGITRIVNTPDQWESRPAWGPAAG, from the coding sequence ATGCCCTCCGCCGCGGTGGACACGCCCGCGCCGACCGAGTCCGGCGCGGCGGCTCCCGTGGTCGCGGCGGCCGCACCGGGAGCACCCGCCGCACCGGCCGTCACCGCCCACAACGGACTCATCGCCACCCGGGTCTTCCTCGACCCAGGTCGCACCACCGGTGCGATCGCCACGATCGCCGCCGACGGCAGCGGTCAGCACCAGCTCACCCAGCCGGCCACGGGCTCGGTGGACGACCATCCGGACTGGTCGCCCGACGGCAGGACGATCGCGTTCGACCGTCTTACCGACGGGGGCAGCCCGCACCTCTGGACCGTCGACGCGGCCGGTGGGGAAGCCCAGCAGCTGCCACCGATCTGCACGGACGGGGCGCCCGACTGCCTGAACGAGAGCGAGACGGACCCCGCCTACTCCCCCGACGGCAAGCTGGTCGCGTTCGGGCGGACCTGGGGCACCGTCGACGAGCGGAACCAGATCCAGTACTCGGACCTCTTCGTCACGAACGCCGACGGCAGCAATCTGCAGCGCGTGTCCATGCTGACCAACGACAAGCCGTTCTCGGGCGCCGTCCGCAACCCGACCTGGTCCCCGGACGGCGCACAGCTCGCGTTCGAGTACCGCACGAGCGGCACCGGGTCGCCCGCCGACAGCCGTGCGATCTTCGTCGTGAACGCGGACGGAACCGGGCTGCGGCAGCTGACCCCCTGGGCCCTGCGGGCCGGCGAGCGGGTCAGCTGGGCGCCGGACGGCTCACGCATCCTGTTCACCACCTTTCCCACCGGGCCGGAGGCCACCCCCGGCGGCGGCATCTACACGGTCCACCCGGACGGCAGCGCGGTCACCGCACTCACCCCTGCCCCGTCCGACGCCGGCTACGGACCGGCCTCCTTCTCCCCCGACGGTCAACTGATCGCTTTCACGCAGGCCCCCGCCGGTGGGAGCGCCAACATCTACACGATGCGGAGCGACGGCTCCGGGATCACCCGGATCGTCAACACACCGGACCAGTGGGAGAGCCGTCCCGCCTGGGGGCCGGCCGCCGGGTAG